The following proteins are co-located in the Streptomyces sp. DT2A-34 genome:
- a CDS encoding ATP-binding protein, with translation MTAALTRAPQPVGAITDRLNTILANRGIDLTTAAAHEPAPETITALELADARIPARYRRALADHPQITAWADQIARAGRPGPTGPGIAEGPSLLIAGPTGTGKTHQAYGAVRALLTRGVRLRWEATTSADLHARLRPRVGHDGERELQTLARCPLLLLDDLGAAKTSEWTEELTYRLINHRYEHMLPTLITTNLPTAELRTALGDRVASRLAEMTERVILTGPDRRRTAPTA, from the coding sequence CTGACCGCCGCCCTCACCCGCGCACCCCAGCCCGTCGGCGCGATCACCGACCGGCTCAACACGATCCTCGCCAACCGCGGCATCGACCTCACCACCGCTGCTGCACACGAGCCGGCGCCCGAGACGATCACCGCCCTGGAACTCGCCGACGCCCGCATCCCCGCCCGCTACCGCCGCGCCCTGGCCGACCACCCCCAGATCACCGCCTGGGCCGACCAGATCGCCCGCGCCGGACGCCCCGGCCCGACCGGACCCGGCATCGCCGAAGGCCCATCGCTGCTGATCGCCGGCCCCACCGGCACCGGCAAGACCCACCAGGCATACGGCGCCGTCCGCGCCCTCCTCACCCGAGGCGTCCGCCTGCGCTGGGAAGCCACCACCTCCGCCGACCTCCACGCGCGCCTCCGCCCCCGCGTCGGCCACGACGGCGAACGGGAGCTGCAGACGCTGGCCCGCTGCCCACTGCTGCTCCTGGACGACCTCGGCGCGGCCAAGACCAGCGAATGGACCGAGGAGCTCACCTATCGGCTCATCAACCACCGGTACGAGCACATGCTCCCCACCCTCATCACCACCAACCTCCCCACCGCCGAGCTCCGCACCGCCCTCGGCGACCGCGTCGCCTCCCGCCTCGCCGAAATGACCGAACGCGTCATCCTCACCGGCCCCGACCGACGCCGCACCGCGCCCACTGCCTGA